The nucleotide sequence GGAGTTCCTCAAGGACCGGGTAGGCGACGGACGGGCACGCGGCGGCGTGTACGAAGCCGACATTGGCATTGCCCCGGTTGCCGTGCCCTACATGCGTGTCCTGCTGACCAACCCCATGGAGATCAAGGCCCGCGACCTCGGCCGGGTGGTGGTGCCGTCCATGGCCGCTTTCTTTCTCCACAAGCTGCTGGTGGCCTCGGAACGCCGGAAGGAAGACAAACGCGTCAAGGACTACCGACAAGTGGAAGCCATCGCCAAGGCCATCCTGGCCGATCCTGCCATGGTCGAAGACGTGCAGCGCATCGCGGGTGGCCTGCACAAGAAGTGGGTGAAGAAGCTTGTGACCTCGGCCATGAAGGGCGAAGCGATACTTGACGCCACAGGCGCGGTCTTGCGTCGGGCGGGAATCGTCGAGACGGCATAGCCCGGCAGGACCAAAACCATGGACCAATCCGACCTCCTGCAAGTCATCTATCTGGTGCTGCTCCTGGCGGTCATCGTCGCCATGCGATGGTGGCCGGGGCTGAATCATCGGAAGTTCGATTGGCGGCTGTTCAAGGGCGAAGATAAGCGAGATAAATAAGCAATTTCGCCATGCTGGGCAGACAGAAAGAGCAGCATGGCCGTATTGCCCGCAGGGCGGCGGCTGGCGCGTTTTTGTCCACAGGGTGCCCCGAACTATGGACCGAGGCCCAAAAGCCCTCCAGTGGGCAGCATGGAGCGTTGATTTTGAAGAAAAGGCCGTCGAATGGCGGCGGCCAGGAAATAAAGCGGCCCTGGCTTGGAGCAGCGCACACCTTGCCAGGGCCTGACCATCAACCGCACTATTGAGATGCGATCATGGCTGACCCGCGTTTACCGTTTAATCCTGCCGACGACAACCGAACCCTTCTCGCCGCCCTCAACCAGTTGGAGCGGGACATTGACGCCTTGCACAATCTCGGCGGCTTCCTGCTTTCCGCCGAGCGAGTCCGCACCAACGGCGCGGACTACGAAGAGCTTGGCAGCGTCGTGCGCGGCCTTGCCAGCGCGGCGGCAAACAGCTTCCAACGTGTTTGGGGCCTGACGGTTCCGCCAGTGCCCGTGAAGCCCGCCAGGGCGTAGGCTTTCGCATCTTCCCCGGCCAGCCCCCGCGCTGATCACGCGAGGGAAGCGGGCGGCAGTCCTCCCGCCGCCCCTGGCCGGGATCTTCCAGGGAGGCACCAGGGAGGAAAGATATGAACATTGAAGAACTGGAATCGCGCTTGGCCAAGGCCGATTATACTGACCTGGAAAGGTTCTTTGAGGAGACAAAACAACTCGGCTATGATGGGGTCTACGACCAAGAGAGGCTGCAACTTTTCAGCCGAATGGAAAATCTCTTTGTTGATCGCGCTAAAGCCCTTACTACCGACGCTGGTGTAGACGACGAAACGAAGAGCCGCCTTCGCCATTTGATTATATTAATCCGGGTTTGGGTAGAGCAGAATCGCGGCTTTGAACCTGTTTCGCGATTGTCTCCAGAGGAGGGTACACATTTTTCGACCGCGTGGGATGAGGCTGTCCTGCCTTCCATTAAAAAGAAATTGGCTGTTCTCGAAGCATATGAACCGAAGAATGATCTGCAAGCCCTTGAGCGCCGAGCTGACGAAATCGAGATATGGAAAGGTCAGCTAGAGGATATATTAACACGCCGTGGCGAGGTTGTGGCTTGTCCTGAGCAAAATACAGGTAGCCAGAACGCCTCCGCAAGCGTGCCTGACAGTTCAACTGGCAATAGTGTTATTGCGGCTAAGGCCGCAGCATGGGAAGAAATCAGCATCATTTTCGTCAATGACCTTGCTATTGAAATTCACTGCGGAGGGAAAATAACAAACAAGACTTTTGATGAAATCGGGTTCTCCGACGGAAGGCGGAAAGATGAGCCGAATATGTCATGGCTCTTGCTCAAACAATTTGCCAACAAACGCGGCGAACTTCTTCCGGTCAAGGACATCAGCAAGAATGTTTCAGTCCTCCGTAAGGCGATAAAGTCTATTTTTCCCCACCTCCCGGGCGATCCTATTGAGTACAACCAAGGACGCCGAGCGTACATCGCCGCTTTCGCCGCAAGCAGCCGCATTGCCCCCGAGTAGGCCGCCGAATTTTCGGCCGAAAGTTCGGTTTCTTCAAAAACAGTTTTCTCCAGCATTGGCGGGTTCTTGCTTCGCCATATTTTCTGTTTTCCGCGATTCCCGCTGAATTTTCACCGGTAAGGGCATCAACCTTTTTGAAGGAGTCTGATGCCCATGGAAAACACCGTCCTCTCAATCAACTGGGGTGAAATCCTCCCCCGAGAAACCGGCCTCTTCTTTCGGCATCGCTGGCCCGAGTATGCCACCCGGTACGGCCTGCCCTTTTCGCGGGGGACTCTTCAGAACCTCGACAGCGAAGGCCGCGGCCCCGAAGCTGTCGTGGTCGCCGGCAAGGTCGCCTACCATCGCGAATCGCTGGTGGAGTTTCTGAACGCGCTGCCGGTCACCCGCCCGTCCAAGAAACGCGTGGGGGCGGCTGCGTGAAATTGCAAAAGCAGAGCGCCGCTGGCCCGGGTAAGGTCACGGCGGCGCTCAAGAACAGCATCGGCAACTTCGTCAGCTATGTCGAAATGAGCATAGCTATCTGCCTGCCCATCGTCAACGTCACTCCCTGGGCGATTCTGACCGTGGCCCTGGTGGCCCAGGAGGTGGCGCGATGAACCACCTCGCAAACGCACGGGCCGCCGCAGTCCTGGACCTGATCATCGCCGCCGGCGGGCTGACCCTCGACGGCTACGGCATGGGCCGCCTGCGCTTCGACGCCGGCGCTACCTCCCGCCAAGTGGAAGACATCATCGAGCGCTTGGCTGCTGACGGCCTGATCGTGGTCGAGGCCAAGGCCGGCCGCGTCACGGTGGAGCCGGCTGGAGGTGCGCGATGAGCCAAGAAGTCTACCTCGCCAACCCCATCGCGCCGGGAGCCGAGCAAACGCTAGAAACGCTGTTTTTACTCGAAACCTTCGGGGCCTTGACCACAGCGGAACTGCAAAAGTTCGGAATCGCCGCCCCGCAAGCCCGTGTCCATGACCTGCGCCACAAACACGGCTTCTTGGAGCGCATCAAGACCGAGATGGTCATGGTGCCGCACCATGACGGAAAGATTCACAGGCTAGGCCGCTATGTCCTCGTGGCGGCTACGGATGGCCTTGGAGGTGCGGCATGATCGTTAAAACCCACACTGCGGTCTTCCGCTCCACCGTTCCCGGCCGCCTGTCCAAACGGTTCGACAAATCACCGGACGGGGGGCTTGAGAAACAGCCCGGTGGGCAACTGGTCCAGGGAACCTACCAACCCATCGCCGTCGAGGGGCCTGCTGCCATGGTAGACTTGCTCGGCAAGCTGCAAGGAAGCGATGCCATGTGCTTCGGGACAGCCGGCGGCGGCAAGCGGCCCATCTACAGCCGGGACGCCGCGCCTGACGCCGATGCCCTGACGCGGACTAAGGACCGCTTCGACTGGCCCGAAGGCCCGGGCGTCATGCTTCTGGACAACGACATCGACCCGCGCCCCGGGGCGCTCCAGTTCGACATGGACGGCTTCCGCGCCGCCTTGCTGCGAGCCTGCCCGGGGCTTGGCGAAGCGCCTGCGGTCTTTGCGCATAGCGCGTCGAGCTTCATCTACGACACCGACACGGATCGCTGCTTAAAGGGCGAAGGCGGCCACCACGCCTACGTGTTCGTGAAGGACGCCAGGGACATCCCCCGCGCAGGGAAAGTCTTGGCGGATCGCATCTGGCTCGCTGGCCTTGGCTACTGCATCGTCGGCAAGGACGGCAAAATCCTCGACCGCTGCTTGATCGACACGTCGGTATGGCAGCCGTCGCGGCTGTGCTTCAGCGCCGGTGCGTCTTGCGGGGGCGGGCTTGAGCAGCGCCGCCCCCAGCCGGCGGTCATCAACCCCGACGCCACGCCGCTGGACACGAAAGCCCGGCTGCCCGAATTGAGCGCTGAGGAGAAGACCGAGGTGGCCCGACTCAAGGCCGAGGCCCGCAAGGAGGTCGAGGCGGAGGCGGCCGAGGTCAGAAGGCTGTATGTCGCGTCCCGGATCGCCGAGTACCGGGCGCGTCCAGGAGCGGCGTCAGAAGAGGACGTGCCCGACGCGGTGCTCGAACGGCAATTCCGCCGGGCGGTCGAAGATAACGAGCTGTTCTCGGACTTCCTCCTCCACTGCCAGGGCGGCGACACCATAACCGTGGGGGAGGTTCTTCGGGACCGGGAGAAGTGGGATGGTGCCCGCTTCTGCCATCCGACCGAGCCGACTTACGGCAATGACGACCGCATCGCCTGGGCGGACCTGCGCCCTGGGCGTCCGCCGACCATACACAGCTTCGCCCATGGCGGGTGCGTTTTCCGGCTCTTCCCGTACCAAGAGATTGCCCGGCTTCAGGACGGGGGACTGCCGGCTGTCGTCGAGCAAGCTGAACGGGTGCTCGCCAGGGATGGCGAAACCTTCCAGCGTGCCGGATTGTTGGTGCGCGTTGTCGGCGGCATGGCGGTTCAGCTCAAACCCTCTGTTCTCCGGAACAGCCTCGAGAAGCTGCTCCGGTTCGAAAAATGGAGCGGCACACACAAGAGGTACGTGGCCAAGGACTGCCCCGACGAGGTTTCCCGCCGGTTAATAGAAGGGCATGGCACATGGCGATACGTCCAGGAGCTTCATGGCGTCGTGCGCGGACCTATCCTGCGGCCGGACGGCACGGCCTTGGCGAGCGCCGGGCATGATGAAGCGACTGGATTGTT is from Solidesulfovibrio magneticus RS-1 and encodes:
- a CDS encoding GSU2403 family nucleotidyltransferase fold protein: MSSQEIKTEDYFPVVQELFQTMADAGLWDEGMTLVGSWCFKVYQNYCGVEFFPERTLDVDFAMRLPYRGKKVNLGDMLKSLGFEEVINHADGTVFYRSGELSVEFLKDRVGDGRARGGVYEADIGIAPVAVPYMRVLLTNPMEIKARDLGRVVVPSMAAFFLHKLLVASERRKEDKRVKDYRQVEAIAKAILADPAMVEDVQRIAGGLHKKWVKKLVTSAMKGEAILDATGAVLRRAGIVETA
- a CDS encoding AAA family ATPase gives rise to the protein MIVKTHTAVFRSTVPGRLSKRFDKSPDGGLEKQPGGQLVQGTYQPIAVEGPAAMVDLLGKLQGSDAMCFGTAGGGKRPIYSRDAAPDADALTRTKDRFDWPEGPGVMLLDNDIDPRPGALQFDMDGFRAALLRACPGLGEAPAVFAHSASSFIYDTDTDRCLKGEGGHHAYVFVKDARDIPRAGKVLADRIWLAGLGYCIVGKDGKILDRCLIDTSVWQPSRLCFSAGASCGGGLEQRRPQPAVINPDATPLDTKARLPELSAEEKTEVARLKAEARKEVEAEAAEVRRLYVASRIAEYRARPGAASEEDVPDAVLERQFRRAVEDNELFSDFLLHCQGGDTITVGEVLRDREKWDGARFCHPTEPTYGNDDRIAWADLRPGRPPTIHSFAHGGCVFRLFPYQEIARLQDGGLPAVVEQAERVLARDGETFQRAGLLVRVVGGMAVQLKPSVLRNSLEKLLRFEKWSGTHKRYVAKDCPDEVSRRLIEGHGTWRYVQELHGVVRGPILRPDGTALASAGHDEATGLLITGDDQEWPTIPAKPTRDQVRTALAELLEPFGLYKFASPLDAAACLCLLLTAVQRPILPTAPGFIVEASTPGTGKTKLAQAVGWLGGAAVPASPWADNAEEQRKNLVAALRGAPHTLLFDNIDRPLGGAALAAVLTGSTFEDRLLGASDRVTVPTNTVLIFSANNPEVLDDVNRRLLRIRIEPGCENPHERPFPFDPVARVRERWLALRVAALTVMRGFYAAGAPRQEGKAVGSYEEWDNMIRQCVCWINNDGLCEWGLDDPAKCIEANWAADAGTRRLGTVLKACRVLFGDASFKASDIISPTGSFDSDEAAETGETTADEEAVEAKKALHAVLPEIAADIKGGINTKRLGKWLGRSRGRIVEGLRFESSGVLDGSQVWAVRRAA
- a CDS encoding helix-turn-helix domain-containing protein, producing MSQEVYLANPIAPGAEQTLETLFLLETFGALTTAELQKFGIAAPQARVHDLRHKHGFLERIKTEMVMVPHHDGKIHRLGRYVLVAATDGLGGAA